A window of the Cheilinus undulatus linkage group 21, ASM1832078v1, whole genome shotgun sequence genome harbors these coding sequences:
- the il12rb2l gene encoding interleukin 12 receptor, beta 2a, like has product MATLKTRWLLSIWVLSLTEYFALAGPPAPPSPPECYIPCDKICQAHIHCTWEPRLDPQIQVNYSLYWKQSDTELQHVLRWANLSGFINRQHFAYNEDLHVWVQAKNHHGSANSSEAKFNPEDISKPSPPKITSSHQDPLEIFWAFNCQPQHFVGHCDVRHRTEEDPDWVMEEASCGSYSVHNPQLCTVYDFQVRCVCNTGLKSDWSAIHRATSKEMAPVGKLNVWMDCGIFPESSDCVLAFKKLPPSQACGSILGYEVRLSFKNSPSVLVNTTDKPGGLMVCKEAQCHFNSSWKDISSASVSAFNCHGGSVPSYLSLALTGIGENERDIDLSMTEEYLTLSWKHPHLLYDNPNEYVVQYKQAGRPQGQGFDWVRVPTNQTTATFKGQFKKYTPYQVSLLKVSHNQVHHLSSAVGYSLEGPPSKVPSFKVLSITATHATVTWEPIPLLEQNGTILCYQIGANNHEVYNVSASKTSKQLDLRSGYPGQEYKVWIRAVTAAGPGTNSTISFKKPHHNGYLNTILLGILLPVAVVICVIFLCVCQAGKKVCCLKPLCLYEKVPDPRNSNILKQMNDPLGWICIPVNEPHPKISLLEVVEVPSWTFKSNVKKNSHPEESMRPMVGDGSSQMDCIDDQGKDAVTEESHRADQKYGREAYSKIVDSDEERDAEKEREEDGWSSSKDSEEEPMEFSYEKHFMPTAGEILKVA; this is encoded by the exons ATGGCCACACTTAAAACCAGGTGGCTCCTGTCCATCTGGGTCCTGAGCCTGACAGAGTACTTTGCTTTAGCAG GTCCTCCTGCCCCACCCTCTCCTCCTGAGTGCTATATCCCATGTGATAAAATCTGTCAGGCACATATTCACTGTACATGGGAACCGAGGCTGGACCCTCAGATCCAGGTTAACTACAGCCTGTACTGGAAGCAATCAGATACAGA GTTACAGCATGTGCTACGTTGGGCCAATTTAAGTGGTTTTATCAATCGTCAACACTTTGCCTACAATGAAGACCTCCATGTTTGGGTCCAGGCTAAAAATCACCATGGTTCTGCCAATTCCTCAGAGGCTAAGTTCAATCCAGAAGATATCT CCAAGCCATCACCTCCTAAAATCACATCGAGCCATCAGGATCCGTTAGAGATTTTCTGGGCTTTTAATTGTCAGCCGCAGCACTTTGTTGGCCACTGTGACGTCCGACATCGGACTGAGGAAGACCCAGACTGGGTTATG gaGGAGGCCTCTTGTGGCAGCTATTCAGTACACAATCCCCAGCTCTGCACAGTTTATGACTTTCAGGTTCGCTGTGTCTGTAACACAGGCTTGAAGAGTGACTGGAGTGCAATCCACAGAGCAACAAGCAAGGAAATGG CCCCTGTTGGAAAGCTGAATGTTTGGATGGACTGTGGGATCTTCCCTGAAAGCTCAGACTGTGTTCTGGCATTTAAG AAGCTTCCTCCATCTCAAGCTTGTGGTTCCATTCTGGGCTATGAAGTCAGACTGTCTTTCAAAAACAGCCCTTCAGTGTTGGTGAACACCACAGATAAGCCAGGAGGCCTGATGGTGTGCAAAGAGGCACAGTGCCATTTCAACTCCTCTTGGAAGGACATATCATCAGCCAGTGTATCAGCCTTTAACTGTCACGGTGGCAGTGTGCCATCTTATCTCTCTTTAGCACTTACAG GTATAGGGGAAAATGAGAGAGATATTGACCTCAGTATGACTGAAGAATACCTCACACTGTCCTGGAAACATCCTCATCTGCTGTACGACAACCCGAATGAATATGTGGTACAATACAAACAAGCAGGGCGTCCTCAGGGTCAAGGATTTGACTGGGTCAGAGTGCCCACAAACCAAACAACAGCCACTTTTAAAG GCCAGTTTAAAAAGTACACGCCTTACCAAGTGTCCCTGCTGAAAGTGTCCCACAACCAAGTCCATCACCTCTCATCAGCTGTTGGGTATTCTCTTGAAGGGC CCCCTTCCAAAGTGCCATCTTTTAAGGTGCTCTCCATCACTGCTACTCATGCCACCGTGACTTGGGAGCCCATTCCCCTCCTCGAGCAGAACGGGACAATCCTGTGCTACCAAATAGGAGCCAACAACCATGAAG TTTACAATGTGAGTGCATCCAAGACCTCTAAGCAACTGGATCTAAGGTCAGGATATCCAGGTCAGGAGTACAAGGTGTGGATacgagctgtgactgcagcaggCCCTGGAACAAACTCCACCATATCGTTTAAAAAGCCGCACCACAATG gATACCTCAACACAATCCTGCTTGGGATTCTTTTACCAGTTGCAGTAGTCATATGTGTCATTTTTCTCTG TGTTTGTCAAGCAGGCAAAAAGGTGTGCTGTCTGAAACCGCTGTGTCTCTATGAGAAAGTACCAGATCCTCGCAACAGCAACATCCTCAAACAG ATGAATGACCCCTTGGGTTGGATCTGCATTCCAGTGAATGAGCCACATCCAAAGATCTCCCTGTTAGAAGTTGTGGAAGTTCCCTCCTGGACTTTTAAATCCAATGTAAAGAAAAATTCACACCCAGAGGAATCAATGAGGCCAATGGTTGGTGATGGATCCTCACAGATGGACTGCATAGATGACCAGGGAAAGGATGCTGTCACAGAGGAGAGCCATAGGGCAGACCAGAAATATGGAAGAGAGGCATACAGCAAAATAGTTGACTCAGATGAAGAGAGGGATGcggagaaggagagggaggaggatggCTGGAGCTCCTCCAAAGATTCAGAAGAAGAACCGATGGAATTTAGTTATGAAAAGCACTTCATGCCCACAGCTGGGGAAATACTGAAAGTTGCATGA